Proteins encoded within one genomic window of Salipaludibacillus agaradhaerens:
- a CDS encoding DinB family protein has product MQKHKREMINHQLEAIKFVNSLRALRDELWRSEISEGKWTIAEIIGHFKPWDEFVLYQRLPYIFLEKALPEAPDPQITNTMAASISRAEPQQVTIDKFILNRKGIYKVIKEIPDSQLSATFLLGDKSLSLYDYLSYLADHDRHHFNQIERVINGRSHLQKLS; this is encoded by the coding sequence ATGCAAAAGCATAAAAGGGAAATGATCAACCATCAGTTAGAGGCAATCAAATTTGTTAACTCTTTACGAGCTTTAAGGGACGAATTATGGAGAAGTGAAATTAGCGAAGGTAAATGGACGATCGCTGAAATCATCGGGCATTTTAAGCCATGGGATGAATTCGTGCTCTATCAGCGATTACCCTATATATTTTTAGAAAAAGCCCTGCCGGAAGCACCAGACCCACAAATAACAAATACTATGGCAGCTTCTATTAGTAGAGCTGAGCCGCAGCAAGTCACGATTGATAAGTTTATTCTTAATAGAAAAGGCATTTATAAAGTGATTAAGGAAATACCTGATAGTCAATTAAGTGCCACGTTTTTGTTGGGTGATAAATCGCTATCATTGTATGACTATTTGAGCTACTTAGCGGACCATGATCGTCATCACTTTAATCAAATTGAGAGGGTTATTAATGGCAGGAGTCATTTGCAGAAGCTAAGCTAA
- the phnE gene encoding phosphonate ABC transporter, permease protein PhnE, whose product MTPYVNQKKQLTKVIYSGLFLIIFIFSLVQVGILDRRLFEAPSRVESLLIGMFPPAISEPIDIAGAAIESLQVAVMGTLWGIVFSIVLAMFAAKNVAPHISISYGVKAFAAFVRAVPALIWALLFIVAIGLGPTPGILALAVNSIGMLLKVYAEAIEEIDQGVIEALKATGASKFQVIMQGVMPSVMSIIISWSIFRFDINIRYAAVLGVVGAGGIGWELVRASRIMAYDEVLGITLVIFAMILCAELLTRYLKNKSDRVTLQAME is encoded by the coding sequence ATGACACCTTATGTGAATCAAAAAAAACAGCTGACAAAAGTGATATATAGCGGTTTATTTCTTATCATTTTTATATTTAGTCTCGTACAAGTTGGCATTTTAGATAGACGACTCTTTGAAGCGCCATCAAGGGTGGAATCTTTACTGATTGGTATGTTTCCTCCGGCTATTTCTGAGCCGATTGACATTGCTGGAGCCGCTATTGAATCTCTACAAGTAGCTGTAATGGGTACGTTATGGGGAATTGTTTTTTCCATTGTATTAGCGATGTTTGCTGCTAAAAATGTGGCACCTCATATAAGTATTAGTTACGGAGTGAAAGCATTTGCTGCCTTCGTTAGAGCGGTTCCTGCATTAATATGGGCGTTACTCTTTATCGTAGCTATAGGCCTTGGACCGACTCCTGGCATATTAGCTCTTGCTGTCAACAGTATTGGTATGCTGTTGAAGGTATACGCTGAAGCAATAGAAGAAATCGATCAAGGCGTCATTGAAGCACTAAAAGCGACGGGAGCCTCTAAGTTCCAGGTCATTATGCAAGGGGTCATGCCAAGTGTCATGTCAATTATTATTTCATGGTCCATCTTTAGATTTGACATTAATATTCGATATGCTGCTGTATTAGGGGTCGTAGGAGCAGGGGGGATTGGTTGGGAGCTAGTCCGAGCTTCCCGTATCATGGCTTACGATGAGGTGCTCGGAATTACACTCGTTATTTTCGCCATGATTTTATGTGCTGAGCTCCTAACGCGTTATTTAAAGAACAAATCTGATAGAGTCACTTTACAAGCAATGGAATAG
- a CDS encoding MATE family efflux transporter — MKQSDQSMQLGTEPIPKLLRKLSIPAIIGMLVMSIYNVVDTIFISYAVGIDGVAAVTIAFPIMLIVMAVAAALGIGGASLISRRLGEQREAEANRVFNTVISLVVIVSMAGVISSFTILEPILRMFGATPELMQGAHDYIFPIMLGTVFFSFAFATNAIIRSEGNSKFAMMTMIVPAVLNIILDPIFIIWLDMGVQGAAIATVLAQASISFIVLWYFLSGKSSLLIVVKEMLPRWSITKEVVVIGMPAFVRQVAGSVMMVAINSMLIIHGSEFYVGVFGIVQRVSMFALMPMMGILQGMQPIVGYNFGAKQLERMRETILVGFKVVTVFSIAVFIIMMAFPNVLMRVFTADTAVIETGSIGMRIIFACAFLIGAQVVSGGLYQALGKAKPALILSMARQILFLVPLVLILPQFFGVWGVFIAFPLADILAFALSIFFMYKDRKLFFTGGEEEIAFENKQPASS, encoded by the coding sequence ATGAAACAAAGTGATCAAAGTATGCAGTTAGGAACAGAACCTATTCCTAAGTTGCTTAGAAAATTATCTATTCCCGCAATTATTGGCATGCTTGTTATGTCTATTTATAATGTGGTTGATACTATTTTTATTTCCTACGCAGTAGGGATTGATGGTGTCGCTGCAGTCACCATTGCTTTTCCAATTATGCTAATAGTAATGGCTGTAGCTGCCGCACTCGGTATCGGGGGGGCTTCACTCATTTCTCGAAGACTAGGTGAACAACGAGAAGCAGAGGCAAACCGTGTGTTCAACACTGTCATATCATTAGTTGTTATAGTGAGTATGGCCGGGGTTATAAGCTCATTTACCATCTTGGAGCCTATCCTCCGCATGTTTGGGGCTACCCCAGAGCTTATGCAAGGTGCTCATGATTATATTTTTCCAATTATGTTAGGTACCGTCTTTTTCTCGTTTGCGTTCGCTACCAACGCCATTATTCGTTCAGAAGGAAATTCGAAATTTGCGATGATGACGATGATCGTGCCGGCTGTCCTTAATATTATTCTCGACCCGATTTTTATCATCTGGTTGGATATGGGGGTTCAAGGTGCCGCAATCGCCACCGTTTTGGCACAGGCAAGTATTTCATTTATAGTCTTATGGTACTTCTTAAGTGGTAAAAGCTCATTGTTGATTGTCGTGAAAGAAATGCTGCCTCGTTGGTCGATTACGAAAGAAGTGGTGGTTATTGGCATGCCAGCGTTTGTCCGCCAAGTGGCCGGCAGTGTGATGATGGTAGCCATCAACAGTATGCTAATCATTCATGGCAGTGAATTTTATGTTGGCGTTTTCGGTATCGTGCAGAGGGTTTCCATGTTTGCTCTTATGCCGATGATGGGGATACTTCAAGGAATGCAACCAATTGTCGGGTACAATTTTGGGGCGAAACAATTAGAGCGCATGCGAGAAACGATCTTAGTAGGATTTAAAGTCGTGACCGTTTTTTCCATTGCTGTTTTTATTATTATGATGGCTTTTCCAAATGTGTTAATGAGAGTGTTTACTGCTGATACAGCAGTTATTGAGACAGGATCAATAGGAATGCGCATTATATTTGCGTGCGCCTTCTTAATAGGGGCGCAAGTTGTAAGTGGTGGTTTATATCAGGCGTTGGGGAAAGCAAAGCCAGCTCTTATATTGTCGATGGCCCGTCAGATTTTGTTCTTAGTGCCTCTCGTCTTAATCTTACCGCAGTTTTTCGGGGTTTGGGGTGTGTTTATTGCCTTTCCTTTAGCGGATATATTGGCATTTGCTCTTTCAATTTTCTTTATGTATAAAGACCGTAAGCTCTTCTTTACCGGGGGGGAAGAAGAGATAGCATTTGAAAATAAGCAGCCGGCGTCTTCCTGA
- a CDS encoding universal stress protein yields MFKNLLLAIDGSDHSIRAADKAISLALLEENASIEILYVVAGSKSKTDVLHYGDSDSASRKRQEMLQPFENKIREAGIATKTTILHGSNGAAESIIAHANNGDYDALVIGSRGLGTVQTMVLGSVSHKVIKHVKAPVLMVK; encoded by the coding sequence ATGTTTAAGAACTTATTACTAGCGATTGATGGCTCTGACCACTCTATACGGGCTGCGGATAAAGCCATTTCTCTCGCTCTATTAGAAGAAAATGCATCAATTGAGATTCTTTACGTTGTAGCAGGTAGTAAATCGAAGACAGATGTGTTACACTACGGTGATTCAGACAGCGCGTCTCGTAAACGGCAGGAAATGCTTCAACCATTTGAAAACAAGATCAGAGAAGCTGGAATTGCTACTAAAACGACAATTTTACACGGTAGCAATGGCGCAGCCGAATCCATTATTGCGCACGCGAACAATGGCGATTATGACGCTTTAGTTATTGGGAGCCGAGGTCTTGGGACAGTGCAAACGATGGTTTTAGGCAGTGTCAGCCATAAAGTGATTAAGCACGTTAAAGCCCCTGTTCTCATGGTGAAATAA
- a CDS encoding ROK family transcriptional regulator, which translates to MATHLTGSFQLMKSLNRSLILNIIRTSGAIPRSEIAKQTGLTPPTVTNIVSELLDEELVVESRAGSSNGGRKPILLTINSDSRYIIGVDVGVKKVRLALTNLDANVIQRKLLPMPHTHALTTERFLDLLLQGIDTFLTENITQKSKIIGIGVAMHGIVDHEEGVAIHAPTLKLEHVPVKQVLEQAFNLPVRVENDAKALALGEKWFGAGRDVDHFVCLNVGEGIGGGIILNDQLFHGNNSLAGEIGHTRIDINGPKCSCGNNGCFQTLASGQAVKERAHTYIKEGKKTSLVAQAGEDLKALDGQLIFKCAEEGDEIARQVLEETGTFLGFGLLNIIHFLNPSMVIIGGGVSKSGKWILEPAKDVIQSHALTHEAAKTTIVVSELGDEGSLIGACTLVLSELFSHVHSK; encoded by the coding sequence ATGGCAACACATTTAACAGGAAGTTTTCAATTGATGAAATCATTAAATCGCTCACTTATCTTAAATATTATTCGAACCAGTGGTGCCATTCCCCGATCAGAAATTGCCAAACAAACGGGGTTAACCCCTCCCACGGTAACGAATATTGTCAGTGAACTTCTTGATGAGGAATTAGTAGTAGAAAGTCGAGCAGGTTCTTCAAATGGTGGACGAAAGCCAATATTACTCACGATTAATTCAGATAGTCGTTACATTATAGGTGTGGACGTAGGTGTCAAAAAAGTGAGATTGGCACTCACTAATCTGGATGCAAACGTAATACAACGTAAACTTCTTCCAATGCCACATACACATGCGCTAACAACAGAGCGCTTCCTAGACCTTTTGTTGCAAGGGATCGATACTTTTCTTACTGAAAACATAACTCAGAAAAGCAAAATAATAGGGATTGGCGTAGCGATGCATGGTATTGTTGATCATGAAGAAGGGGTCGCTATCCATGCTCCTACATTGAAACTTGAACATGTCCCTGTTAAACAGGTGTTGGAACAGGCATTCAATCTCCCGGTCAGAGTAGAAAATGATGCGAAAGCACTCGCCCTAGGCGAAAAGTGGTTTGGGGCAGGAAGAGACGTCGATCATTTTGTCTGTTTAAATGTTGGGGAAGGTATTGGTGGAGGAATTATTTTAAATGATCAATTGTTCCATGGCAATAATAGCCTCGCTGGTGAAATTGGTCATACAAGAATAGATATTAACGGCCCAAAATGTTCTTGTGGAAACAATGGATGCTTTCAGACGTTAGCCTCTGGCCAGGCAGTCAAGGAACGAGCTCATACTTATATTAAAGAAGGAAAAAAGACGTCGCTAGTAGCGCAAGCAGGAGAAGATTTGAAAGCCTTGGACGGCCAACTCATCTTTAAATGTGCTGAAGAAGGCGATGAAATAGCTAGGCAGGTTCTGGAAGAAACAGGGACGTTTCTAGGGTTTGGGTTACTAAACATTATCCATTTTCTTAATCCTAGTATGGTGATTATTGGCGGCGGTGTTTCTAAATCCGGCAAATGGATTCTCGAACCGGCTAAAGATGTGATTCAATCTCATGCGTTAACTCATGAAGCGGCTAAAACGACAATTGTCGTATCTGAGTTAGGTGACGAAGGGTCATTAATCGGTGCCTGTACACTCGTATTATCAGAACTCTTTTCTCATGTTCACAGCAAGTGA
- a CDS encoding phosphate/phosphite/phosphonate ABC transporter substrate-binding protein, with protein MSKVYLSLTAFIMLIVMSACGENSEPSADETESSEGNNDAVEAASDEREGWPETFIFGLLPIEDQGELMKRHEPLISYLEDELGIDVEFYNATSYTALIEAMANGHLHASTFGPFSYLVAHERANGEAFAIPVNEEGGTAEDIYYYAQMITLEEHNIDALADIEGQSLAYADPASASGHLFPKAMLINELGLTLDNVDEFPSDVVFSGSHEASLYSVLNGDVKAAGVCSTCIELVFERVEDHENFDQLKVFHESEPIPGGPYVIQGDLPDSFKQAVKEAFLTMGDSEVGQEFLEANEYHGGFFEIDHDTYDVVQETAEALGMSPEELLE; from the coding sequence ATGTCAAAGGTTTATTTAAGTTTAACTGCTTTTATCATGTTAATAGTCATGTCTGCGTGTGGAGAGAACTCTGAACCTTCTGCTGACGAAACAGAAAGCAGTGAGGGAAATAATGATGCTGTGGAGGCAGCAAGTGATGAGCGAGAAGGATGGCCAGAAACGTTCATTTTTGGTCTTTTGCCGATAGAAGATCAAGGAGAGTTAATGAAGCGTCATGAGCCGTTAATCAGTTATTTAGAAGATGAGCTAGGTATCGATGTGGAATTTTACAATGCTACGAGCTATACAGCTCTCATTGAGGCGATGGCAAATGGTCATCTGCATGCCTCTACCTTCGGGCCTTTCTCATATCTAGTAGCGCATGAAAGAGCGAATGGTGAAGCCTTTGCTATTCCTGTAAATGAAGAAGGAGGAACGGCAGAAGATATTTATTACTATGCGCAAATGATTACCTTGGAGGAACATAACATTGACGCTCTAGCAGACATTGAAGGTCAATCATTAGCATATGCCGATCCTGCATCAGCATCTGGTCATCTATTTCCAAAAGCGATGTTAATTAATGAACTAGGTTTAACCTTAGATAATGTGGATGAGTTCCCTTCTGATGTGGTGTTCTCAGGAAGTCATGAAGCGTCATTATACTCTGTCTTGAATGGAGATGTAAAAGCTGCTGGCGTGTGTAGCACATGCATAGAACTCGTATTTGAAAGAGTTGAAGACCATGAAAACTTTGATCAATTAAAAGTTTTTCATGAGTCAGAACCAATTCCAGGCGGCCCTTATGTGATTCAAGGAGATTTACCTGATTCTTTTAAACAAGCGGTTAAGGAAGCCTTTTTAACGATGGGAGACAGTGAAGTAGGACAAGAATTTCTTGAAGCAAATGAGTATCATGGCGGCTTTTTTGAAATCGATCATGACACATACGATGTTGTTCAAGAAACAGCAGAAGCTCTAGGGATGAGTCCGGAAGAATTGTTGGAATAA
- a CDS encoding MarR family winged helix-turn-helix transcriptional regulator: protein MDQKIEDFAGYQLSVVSHFIHNQHNRYLADYGVTRAQAKALYLLAKHGDLTQSDLQKRLYIQASTMNGIVESLLKNMLIKKDASEADRRTKVISLTNKGKKLEKDLANEIKRVEKQLLTGFSEEEKSMLINWLKLMKQNLQAMTDDVSSQAVKKEGNTHETK, encoded by the coding sequence ATGGATCAAAAGATAGAGGATTTTGCAGGCTATCAGCTGAGTGTTGTCTCACATTTTATCCATAATCAACATAATCGTTATCTAGCGGACTATGGCGTTACAAGAGCACAGGCGAAAGCTCTTTATTTATTAGCAAAGCACGGCGACTTAACACAATCTGACTTGCAAAAACGCCTTTACATCCAAGCATCAACAATGAATGGGATAGTAGAGTCGTTGTTAAAGAACATGCTTATTAAAAAGGATGCTAGCGAAGCTGATCGACGCACTAAAGTGATTAGTCTTACAAATAAGGGAAAAAAATTAGAAAAAGATTTAGCTAATGAAATTAAACGTGTTGAAAAGCAGTTACTAACAGGTTTTTCAGAAGAAGAAAAGAGCATGCTGATAAATTGGCTAAAATTAATGAAGCAAAATTTACAAGCGATGACAGACGATGTCTCGTCACAGGCTGTTAAGAAAGAAGGGAACACCCATGAAACAAAGTGA
- a CDS encoding PAS domain-containing protein translates to MPNIQNLKNKILEKTHLVFIVTDPDQEDNPIIYANEGFTALTGYSQEEVIGQNCRLLQGEDTDPETVYKLNEAIKNRQAVSVQILNYKKNGESFWNLLHIDPIYLEEEDKHYFVGIQKDITDVKLAEQQLAKYHREIELLSVPLVPVKVGVSVLPLIGDIDERRVEIIVNNVLTEMEKDEIETLILDFSGFTNMDESATTGIFQLNDLLKLKGIHLIITGITPKIAMRTNRYNIDLSRFTTFGSVKQAVEALEN, encoded by the coding sequence ATGCCTAACATTCAGAACTTAAAGAACAAAATATTAGAAAAAACTCATTTAGTTTTCATTGTGACAGACCCAGATCAAGAGGATAATCCCATTATCTATGCCAATGAAGGATTTACGGCTTTAACAGGGTATTCTCAAGAGGAGGTCATTGGACAAAATTGCCGCTTACTTCAAGGTGAGGATACCGATCCAGAAACAGTATATAAATTAAATGAGGCAATAAAAAATCGCCAAGCCGTTTCTGTTCAAATCTTAAATTACAAAAAGAATGGTGAGTCTTTTTGGAACCTGCTCCATATAGACCCGATTTATTTAGAGGAAGAGGATAAACATTATTTTGTCGGTATTCAAAAGGATATTACAGATGTGAAACTAGCAGAACAACAATTGGCAAAATACCATCGTGAAATTGAACTTCTTTCAGTTCCTCTCGTACCAGTGAAAGTAGGGGTTTCTGTCTTGCCATTAATCGGAGATATTGATGAACGTCGCGTAGAGATTATTGTCAATAATGTTTTAACTGAAATGGAGAAGGATGAGATAGAGACACTTATTCTTGATTTTTCAGGGTTTACGAATATGGACGAGAGTGCAACGACCGGCATTTTCCAACTCAATGATTTATTAAAGTTAAAAGGAATACACTTAATCATAACAGGCATTACACCGAAAATTGCTATGAGAACAAATCGCTATAACATCGATTTATCTCGTTTTACGACATTTGGCTCAGTGAAACAAGCTGTGGAGGCTCTTGAAAACTAA
- the phnC gene encoding phosphonate ABC transporter ATP-binding protein, translating to MQETLLEVKNVTMVFPDGTEALKGINFTIKKGELVSIIGPSGAGKSTLMRSLNLLNKPTDGSISFEGEDVIAAKGRQLRHIRRRIGMVFQHFNLVKRSPAYLNVLHGRLGYVSTIKGGLGRFSEADTRGALEILRRVGLEDQAFKRADELSGGQQQRVGIARAIAQSPSLLLADEPIASLDPSSSENVMAYLKSVCQEDGLTSIVNLHQVDFAKQFADRIIGVKAGEIVFDGTPRELTDGITDYLYYSA from the coding sequence ATGCAAGAAACACTATTAGAGGTAAAGAACGTCACCATGGTTTTTCCAGATGGCACTGAAGCATTAAAAGGCATTAACTTTACAATAAAAAAGGGTGAGCTTGTTTCAATTATCGGGCCAAGTGGGGCCGGGAAAAGCACACTTATGAGGTCTCTCAATCTCCTTAATAAGCCGACCGATGGCAGTATTTCATTTGAAGGAGAAGATGTGATTGCTGCTAAAGGGCGACAGTTACGACACATTCGCAGAAGGATTGGCATGGTCTTTCAGCATTTCAATCTCGTTAAACGCTCTCCAGCTTATTTAAATGTTTTGCATGGACGTCTCGGTTATGTATCAACAATTAAAGGCGGTTTAGGACGGTTTTCTGAAGCAGATACGCGGGGAGCATTAGAGATCTTACGACGGGTTGGTTTGGAAGATCAGGCGTTTAAACGGGCGGACGAATTATCTGGAGGTCAACAGCAACGGGTGGGGATAGCACGAGCAATTGCGCAATCACCCTCATTACTATTGGCTGATGAACCGATTGCAAGTCTTGATCCATCTTCTTCTGAAAATGTCATGGCCTATTTAAAAAGTGTCTGTCAGGAAGATGGCCTGACGTCAATCGTAAATCTTCACCAAGTAGATTTTGCGAAGCAATTTGCAGATAGAATTATTGGTGTGAAGGCAGGAGAAATAGTGTTTGATGGCACGCCAAGAGAACTAACTGATGGCATCACTGACTATCTTTATTATTCCGCGTAA
- a CDS encoding Dps family protein: MANKNLTQEMNKQLANWNVLNTKLHNYHWYVTGPSFFTLHEKFEAFYNEAATNIDEIAERILTIGESPIATLKEYLNEATIKEATGDETPADMVAALVKDFETISDESAQLIEVAEDNHDNVTADMFIAIKSSIEQHIWMLNAYLGNKRSSRRRTTV, encoded by the coding sequence ATGGCAAACAAAAATTTAACACAAGAAATGAATAAGCAATTAGCGAATTGGAATGTATTAAACACAAAGCTCCACAATTACCACTGGTATGTTACTGGTCCAAGCTTTTTTACACTTCATGAGAAATTTGAAGCTTTTTACAACGAAGCTGCCACAAATATTGATGAGATTGCAGAACGGATATTAACAATCGGTGAAAGCCCAATTGCTACTTTAAAAGAGTATTTGAATGAAGCAACTATCAAAGAAGCGACAGGTGATGAAACACCAGCTGACATGGTAGCAGCGTTAGTAAAAGATTTTGAAACAATTAGTGACGAATCAGCACAACTTATCGAAGTAGCTGAAGATAACCATGATAATGTGACAGCGGACATGTTCATTGCCATTAAATCCTCAATTGAACAACACATTTGGATGCTGAACGCTTATCTAGGTAATAAAAGAAGCTCTAGACGCCGTACAACAGTTTAA
- the phnE gene encoding phosphonate ABC transporter, permease protein PhnE: MSSLAKQLTQPLNKTTKRDLMPELKRRRKMVLQNRLVILTIITALIVWAWHGTGFSLSFIYTGAANMTAFIFTELLPPDFSAAGRYIQPALQTLYMSFVGMIFAVVFSLVLGFMAAKNTSFHPVLAFSSRAFIAFLRAIPAIIWGMTLVVAFGIGSLAGTLALGLSGIGVLGKAFADVLEEIDSAQVEAVKATGASWFQTMGQGVWPQFKTGFVAWSLYKMDLNIREAAVLGLIGAGGIGYTLQGNINLFQYKQASVGIIMIFVLILSVEFTTAKIREKLL; this comes from the coding sequence ATGAGCTCTTTAGCAAAACAACTTACTCAGCCATTAAATAAAACAACGAAGCGTGACTTAATGCCCGAATTAAAGCGGCGAAGGAAAATGGTCTTACAAAACCGGTTAGTTATTTTGACAATCATAACAGCTTTAATAGTATGGGCTTGGCATGGCACAGGGTTTAGTCTTTCATTTATATATACAGGTGCAGCAAATATGACCGCGTTCATATTTACGGAATTACTACCACCAGATTTTTCAGCTGCCGGTCGTTATATCCAGCCAGCTCTCCAAACCTTATATATGAGCTTCGTAGGCATGATATTTGCTGTTGTTTTTTCACTCGTACTTGGATTTATGGCTGCGAAAAATACGTCATTTCATCCTGTATTAGCGTTTAGTTCAAGGGCATTTATTGCTTTTTTAAGAGCCATTCCCGCCATCATTTGGGGGATGACACTGGTCGTTGCGTTTGGGATCGGTTCACTGGCGGGAACCCTTGCTTTAGGACTTTCAGGCATTGGCGTTTTAGGAAAAGCATTTGCTGATGTTCTAGAAGAGATTGATAGCGCCCAAGTGGAAGCAGTAAAAGCCACTGGTGCTTCCTGGTTTCAAACAATGGGTCAAGGTGTGTGGCCTCAGTTTAAAACAGGGTTTGTGGCATGGTCTCTCTATAAAATGGATTTAAATATTCGCGAAGCGGCTGTTTTAGGCTTAATAGGGGCAGGGGGCATTGGCTATACCCTGCAAGGGAATATCAATTTGTTTCAATATAAACAAGCGAGTGTCGGCATTATCATGATCTTTGTGCTCATTCTGAGTGTTGAATTTACCACAGCTAAAATAAGGGAGAAGTTATTATGA
- a CDS encoding SulP family inorganic anion transporter, whose translation MSYVEKLKNEWLGNVRGDVLAGIVVALALIPEAIAFSIIAGVDPMVGLYAAFCIAVVIAFIGGRPGMISGATGAMALLMTTLVADHGLEYLLAATILTGIIQLLFGVFKLSVFMKFIPRSVMIGFVNALAILIFTAQLQHFVGETWIMYALVALTLAIIYILPRFTKAVPSTLVAIIIVTAIAITMNMGIRTVGDMGTLTQSLPMFAFPTIPLNVETLMIILPYSIALAIVGLLESLLTASIVDDMTDTESNKNKESRGQGIANIITGCFGGMAGCAMIGQSVINVKSGGSGRLSSLVAGGFLMFLIIVLGGVVVQIPMAALAGVMIMVSIGTFDWSSVKNIHKIPRTDAVVMIVTVSTVVYTHDLSIGVLAGVVLSAFFFAWKVSKIRVETFLNSEKNVRTYHIHGQLFFASVTDFLEKIDYNDNVDKVVLDISNAHLWDDSAVGAIDKIESKFEQRNIAVELIGMNKESNDLINRIGGLSKASGH comes from the coding sequence GTGAGTTACGTAGAAAAACTGAAAAATGAATGGCTTGGAAATGTGAGAGGTGATGTCCTTGCAGGGATCGTTGTTGCTCTCGCCCTTATTCCTGAAGCTATTGCCTTCTCAATCATTGCGGGGGTCGACCCGATGGTAGGTTTGTATGCAGCATTTTGTATCGCTGTTGTTATTGCGTTTATAGGAGGGAGACCTGGGATGATTTCCGGGGCTACTGGGGCCATGGCTTTGCTAATGACTACCCTTGTGGCAGATCACGGGCTGGAATATTTATTGGCCGCCACTATTTTAACAGGAATTATTCAATTGTTATTCGGAGTATTTAAACTTTCCGTTTTTATGAAATTCATTCCTCGTTCCGTGATGATCGGCTTTGTTAATGCACTAGCAATTTTAATTTTCACAGCACAATTGCAGCATTTTGTTGGAGAAACATGGATTATGTATGCGTTAGTGGCGTTAACGCTAGCGATTATATATATCCTCCCACGATTTACAAAGGCGGTTCCGTCAACATTGGTCGCTATTATCATTGTGACAGCCATCGCTATCACAATGAATATGGGTATTCGTACAGTAGGAGATATGGGAACGTTAACCCAGTCTTTACCTATGTTTGCTTTTCCAACTATTCCATTAAACGTTGAAACACTTATGATTATTCTTCCTTATTCTATTGCTTTAGCCATTGTTGGCTTACTAGAGTCTTTGTTAACAGCTTCCATTGTGGATGATATGACAGATACTGAGAGTAATAAAAACAAGGAAAGCCGTGGGCAAGGTATAGCCAATATTATTACTGGATGTTTTGGTGGGATGGCAGGTTGCGCTATGATCGGTCAGTCTGTTATTAACGTAAAGTCCGGTGGAAGCGGGCGGTTATCATCACTCGTTGCTGGCGGGTTCTTAATGTTTCTTATCATCGTACTCGGTGGTGTTGTGGTGCAAATTCCGATGGCGGCACTCGCCGGTGTCATGATCATGGTATCCATAGGTACTTTTGACTGGTCATCAGTGAAAAACATTCACAAGATCCCACGTACCGATGCCGTGGTCATGATCGTCACTGTTAGTACAGTCGTTTATACACATGACCTATCTATCGGTGTACTAGCCGGTGTTGTATTAAGTGCCTTTTTCTTTGCATGGAAGGTATCTAAAATTCGTGTGGAAACGTTTTTGAATTCAGAGAAAAACGTTAGAACGTATCATATTCACGGTCAATTGTTTTTTGCCTCTGTGACAGATTTCCTGGAAAAAATCGATTATAATGATAATGTAGATAAAGTTGTGCTTGATATTTCCAATGCCCACTTATGGGATGATTCTGCGGTCGGTGCCATCGACAAAATTGAAAGTAAATTTGAGCAACGAAACATTGCCGTAGAATTAATAGGTATGAACAAAGAAAGTAACGATTTAATCAACCGTATCGGTGGCTTAAGTAAAGCGTCAGGGCATTAA